The following proteins are encoded in a genomic region of Candidatus Bathyarchaeia archaeon:
- a CDS encoding 30S ribosomal protein S5 has translation MSHTGRGGGEWIPRTKVGRMVQEGKLASLADIFTQGLKIMEPEIVDVLLPNVKHEVLGIGIVQKQTDAGEKTRFKAVVCVGNEDGYVGVGSGKARQVRIAIDKAIADAKLNIIPILRGCGSWECACDQLHSLPFKVRGKCGSVSIELIPGPRGLGLVGGEITKAVLRLAGVKDCWTRTFGSTCTLSSMAYAIYDALRGTYRVIPPSEWS, from the coding sequence ATGAGCCACACGGGCAGGGGAGGGGGGGAATGGATCCCTAGGACCAAGGTGGGGAGGATGGTCCAAGAGGGCAAGCTGGCCTCCTTGGCCGATATATTCACGCAGGGATTGAAGATAATGGAGCCGGAGATAGTGGACGTCCTCCTTCCAAACGTTAAGCACGAGGTCCTCGGCATAGGGATCGTTCAAAAGCAGACTGATGCTGGTGAGAAAACGAGGTTCAAAGCGGTGGTCTGCGTTGGGAACGAGGACGGATATGTCGGGGTCGGCTCCGGGAAGGCTAGGCAGGTAAGGATAGCGATAGATAAAGCCATCGCCGATGCGAAGCTCAACATAATCCCCATCCTAAGGGGTTGCGGGAGCTGGGAGTGCGCTTGCGATCAGCTCCATTCCCTCCCATTCAAGGTCAGGGGGAAATGCGGAAGCGTTTCGATTGAATTGATCCCCGGGCCGAGAGGACTCGGTTTGGTCGGCGGCGAGATCACCAAAGCCGTATTGAGGTTGGCCGGAGTGAAGGATTGCTGGACTAGGACCTTCGGCTCCACATGCACGCTTAGCTCAATGGCATATGCGATATATGACGCGCTCAGAGGCACTTATCGCGTCATCCCACCCTCGGAATGGTCCTGA
- a CDS encoding stage II sporulation protein M, with translation MGLDRFEGRVGYVSSIKASLAFSSILFFGSALAAYCFSDRIPIDIIEVFRRAFGDLKEFDPIQLMLFIFFNNSVKSFMVILLGPALGIVPLFFTVMNGGILGLAMGRVIGSRGIAFALAAVLPHGILEVPAIIASSAIGFRLAWEALKKIFSGGNVIRELKRGLRFFFLRIVPLLLIAAFIEAFITPAIALLISKL, from the coding sequence TTGGGCTTGGATAGGTTCGAAGGGAGAGTTGGTTATGTTTCCTCAATAAAGGCCTCGTTGGCCTTCTCCTCGATCCTATTCTTTGGATCCGCCCTAGCGGCCTATTGCTTCAGCGATAGGATACCGATAGACATAATCGAGGTCTTCAGGAGGGCGTTCGGGGATCTGAAGGAGTTCGATCCCATACAGCTGATGCTCTTCATATTCTTCAATAATTCGGTCAAGAGCTTCATGGTAATATTGCTCGGCCCAGCCTTGGGAATAGTGCCTCTCTTCTTCACGGTGATGAACGGGGGGATCTTGGGGTTGGCCATGGGGAGGGTCATAGGGTCGAGGGGAATCGCTTTTGCCCTCGCCGCCGTGCTCCCCCATGGGATCTTGGAGGTCCCGGCCATAATAGCCAGCTCCGCCATAGGCTTCAGGCTGGCTTGGGAGGCATTGAAGAAGATCTTCTCCGGCGGGAACGTCATTAGGGAGCTTAAGAGGGGATTGCGGTTCTTCTTCCTGAGGATAGTCCCCCTACTATTGATCGCCGCCTTCATAGAGGCCTTCATAACTCCGGCCATAGCCCTCCTCATCTCCAAGCTCTAG
- a CDS encoding 30S ribosomal protein S14, producing the protein MAKMKPKKERKFGKSVRPCKRCGQMNAVIHKYGLDLCRQCFREVARSLGFEKYS; encoded by the coding sequence ATGGCGAAGATGAAGCCGAAGAAGGAGAGGAAATTCGGGAAGTCCGTTAGGCCATGCAAGCGCTGCGGACAAATGAATGCGGTTATACATAAGTACGGACTTGACCTCTGCAGGCAGTGCTTCAGAGAAGTCGCGAGATCATTGGGATTCGAGAAATATTCTTGA
- a CDS encoding AAA family ATPase, whose product MIAIGGLHGTGKSTYAKAIASEFGLRLSSAGKLFREIARERGLSLEEMSELAKRDHSIDEEIDALTKREVEKGSVVVEGQLVAWMAGEAADMGIYLFAPDELRFKRIAERDGIDMERAREQTRIREEAQRERYLNLYGIDVGDLSAYDLIADTSLLPLDDTKEFLKRAVEAFVGRCKGRRLI is encoded by the coding sequence GTGATCGCGATCGGCGGGCTTCATGGGACGGGAAAATCGACTTACGCGAAGGCCATAGCGAGCGAATTCGGCCTCCGCCTCTCATCGGCCGGCAAATTGTTCAGGGAGATCGCGAGGGAAAGGGGGCTATCCTTGGAGGAGATGAGCGAACTCGCCAAGCGGGATCACTCCATAGACGAGGAGATCGATGCCCTCACCAAGAGGGAGGTGGAGAAGGGGTCTGTGGTGGTGGAGGGGCAATTGGTGGCTTGGATGGCGGGGGAGGCGGCCGATATGGGGATATATCTCTTCGCCCCGGATGAGCTGAGGTTCAAGAGGATAGCGGAGAGGGATGGCATCGACATGGAGAGGGCGAGGGAACAAACCCGAATCAGGGAGGAAGCCCAGAGGGAAAGATACCTCAACCTCTATGGGATTGATGTGGGCGATCTATCCGCATATGACTTGATAGCCGATACGAGCCTATTGCCCTTGGATGATACCAAGGAGTTCCTCAAGAGGGCCGTGGAGGCCTTCGTCGGAAGATGTAAGGGGAGAAGATTAATTTAA
- a CDS encoding 50S ribosomal protein L32e, with the protein MSKAILRLRERLRSREPKFLRQESWRYKRLETGWRKPKGKTSKMRRRLRGWPKLVKVGYKLPKEARGLHPSGSVEVLVRRPEDLQGLDPAKHVVRIAHTVGERKRVAIIQRSAELGLRVLNLRRAEIPEVGVGGE; encoded by the coding sequence ATGTCGAAAGCCATCCTCAGGCTTAGGGAGCGTTTGAGGTCTAGGGAGCCAAAGTTCCTGAGGCAAGAATCTTGGCGCTACAAGAGGCTGGAGACCGGATGGAGGAAGCCCAAGGGCAAGACGAGCAAGATGCGAAGGAGGCTTAGGGGGTGGCCCAAGCTCGTCAAGGTTGGATATAAGCTCCCGAAGGAGGCCCGGGGCCTCCATCCCTCCGGATCCGTGGAGGTCTTGGTCAGGAGGCCGGAGGATCTCCAAGGCCTAGATCCGGCGAAGCATGTTGTAAGGATAGCTCATACGGTTGGCGAGAGGAAGAGGGTCGCCATAATCCAGAGGTCAGCCGAGTTGGGATTGCGCGTCCTGAACCTCAGGCGCGCGGAGATCCCGGAGGTCGGGGTAGGTGGGGAATGA
- the secY gene encoding preprotein translocase subunit SecY, translated as MVRFIEIFQPFARFLPDVKKPERRVPFNEKLVWTAVALITYLIMTRIPLYGIGKEGLADPFGAMRVIFASSRGTLMELGIGPIVTGGLILQILSGSKMIDVDMTKPEDRALFTGASKVLAIIMTVFEALAYIIGGAYGAISIQNQLIILLQLIAAGIVIMLLDELLQKGWGLGSGISLFIAAGVAQRIWWDSIAPVGPMSDGKYLGALVAFIQSLMMRSPLQEAFYRGEGLPDMIGFLTTLAVFVLIIYVNSLRVEIPISHSQYRGFRGKFPIKLLYVSNIPVIFAAALFGNIYFISQIIWSRFNPTGANFWMNLLGTFEVVGNSYRPSGGLVYYVTSPKSLSEVAQDPIRSLVHVFLMVLACVFFAKTWVEVSGMDAGTVAKQLIDSGMQVGGFRRADVPIRQLLSRYIPTVTILGGIIIGLVAALSDFLGAFGSGTGILLTVGILEQYYQILVRERVAEMYPALSGILGK; from the coding sequence ATGGTCAGGTTCATAGAAATATTCCAACCCTTCGCGAGATTCCTACCCGACGTGAAGAAGCCCGAGCGGAGGGTACCATTCAACGAGAAGCTTGTTTGGACCGCAGTGGCTCTGATAACATATTTGATCATGACTAGGATACCGCTTTACGGAATCGGGAAGGAAGGCCTTGCGGATCCCTTCGGGGCCATGAGAGTAATATTCGCCTCGAGCAGGGGCACCCTCATGGAGCTAGGGATAGGTCCTATAGTGACGGGCGGCCTCATACTTCAGATATTATCCGGCTCGAAGATGATAGACGTTGATATGACGAAGCCCGAGGATAGGGCGCTCTTCACGGGCGCGAGCAAGGTCCTCGCCATAATAATGACGGTCTTTGAGGCCTTGGCCTACATAATCGGGGGGGCCTACGGCGCGATCTCAATCCAAAACCAGCTCATAATCTTGCTCCAATTGATCGCGGCCGGGATAGTGATAATGCTCTTGGATGAGCTATTGCAGAAGGGATGGGGGCTCGGGAGCGGCATAAGCCTCTTCATAGCGGCCGGAGTGGCTCAGAGGATTTGGTGGGATTCCATAGCCCCTGTCGGCCCGATGAGCGATGGGAAGTACTTGGGGGCCCTCGTGGCCTTTATACAATCCCTCATGATGCGCAGCCCATTGCAGGAGGCCTTCTATCGAGGTGAAGGCCTGCCGGATATGATAGGGTTCCTAACGACGCTTGCGGTATTCGTCTTGATCATATATGTGAACAGCCTTAGGGTGGAGATACCGATATCCCATTCGCAATATAGGGGATTCAGGGGGAAGTTTCCGATAAAATTGCTCTATGTATCCAACATACCGGTGATCTTCGCCGCCGCACTCTTCGGGAACATATACTTCATCTCCCAGATAATTTGGTCGAGGTTCAATCCCACGGGGGCCAACTTCTGGATGAACCTGCTGGGCACGTTCGAAGTAGTTGGTAACTCCTATAGGCCGAGCGGCGGCTTGGTATATTATGTGACATCCCCGAAGAGCCTCTCCGAGGTCGCTCAGGACCCCATCAGATCCTTGGTGCACGTATTCCTCATGGTCCTTGCATGCGTATTCTTCGCGAAGACTTGGGTTGAGGTCAGCGGCATGGATGCGGGCACTGTTGCGAAGCAGCTCATAGATTCCGGCATGCAAGTCGGCGGCTTCAGGAGGGCCGATGTCCCGATAAGGCAATTGCTCTCCCGATATATACCGACCGTCACGATCTTGGGCGGGATAATAATCGGCCTCGTCGCAGCCCTTTCGGATTTCTTGGGAGCCTTCGGGTCCGGTACGGGCATCTTATTGACGGTCGGGATCCTCGAGCAATATTACCAGATCTTGGTCCGCGAAAGGGTTGCGGAGATGTACCCGGCCTTGAGCGGGATCCTTGGGAAGTGA
- a CDS encoding 50S ribosomal protein L14e → MTAFDIGRICVKTSGREAGKRCVIVDIIDKNFVLVTGPKDLTGVKRRRANVKHLSPTEERVEIKRGASDEEIMKILGKPKAKRRAKAEAEEGKPKEEKPKAKPKRAAKGQASPAT, encoded by the coding sequence TTGACAGCCTTCGATATTGGCAGGATATGCGTTAAGACCTCCGGGAGGGAAGCGGGGAAGAGATGCGTCATAGTGGATATCATAGATAAGAACTTCGTCTTGGTGACCGGGCCCAAGGATTTGACGGGCGTGAAGAGGAGGAGGGCCAATGTGAAGCATCTATCCCCAACGGAGGAGAGGGTAGAGATCAAGAGGGGGGCATCGGACGAAGAGATAATGAAGATCCTCGGGAAGCCCAAGGCCAAGCGGAGGGCGAAGGCCGAGGCGGAGGAGGGGAAGCCAAAGGAGGAGAAGCCTAAGGCCAAGCCGAAGAGGGCGGCCAAGGGCCAAGCTTCCCCAGCCACTTGA
- a CDS encoding EMC3/TMCO1 family protein, with protein MDPISALWEACMEALKPYSSIPNSTIFILALAFLLSLITNLANRLLVDVQKLRRLSKEVAAWREEFDRARKSGDKQLMAKVAKKQQSIMKLQSKMMWDRMKISFIFIIPFWIIWIVLSGFFGNATVAKSPFTIPWILGSDLSFAAWYILCSFAISLPLSRLFGLNPED; from the coding sequence TTGGATCCGATCTCCGCGCTTTGGGAGGCATGCATGGAGGCGCTGAAGCCCTACTCCTCGATCCCGAACTCAACAATATTCATATTGGCCCTAGCCTTCCTACTTTCGTTGATAACTAACTTGGCCAACAGGTTGCTGGTCGACGTCCAAAAGCTGAGGAGGCTTTCGAAGGAGGTAGCGGCTTGGAGGGAGGAATTCGATAGGGCGAGGAAGAGTGGTGATAAACAGCTCATGGCCAAGGTCGCCAAGAAGCAACAATCCATAATGAAGCTTCAAAGCAAGATGATGTGGGATAGGATGAAGATAAGCTTCATATTCATAATCCCGTTCTGGATCATCTGGATAGTGCTGAGCGGCTTCTTCGGCAATGCCACAGTCGCCAAATCCCCCTTTACGATACCGTGGATCTTGGGGAGCGACCTCTCATTCGCCGCTTGGTATATCCTTTGCTCCTTCGCGATCAGCCTGCCTCTATCAAGGCTCTTCGGGCTCAACCCAGAAGATTGA
- a CDS encoding 50S ribosomal protein L18 has translation MAIGPRYRLAFRRRREGKTDYRRRKALLLSGLPRLVVRPTLKNIHVQIVEAGEGGDRTVASASSKELRKFDWKGGMGNVPAAYLTGLLAGKRAIAKGISRAILDIGPRRATAGSRAFAALKGALDAGLEIPHGEGVLPQESRIRGEHIASYAKWLLESKGGYGGFFSLYIKAGLEPERIPEQFDRVKSAILAAP, from the coding sequence TTGGCCATAGGTCCGAGGTATAGGCTCGCGTTCAGGAGGAGGAGGGAGGGCAAGACCGATTATAGGAGGAGGAAAGCCCTGCTCCTCTCGGGCCTCCCTCGACTGGTCGTCAGGCCCACGCTCAAGAACATCCACGTACAGATCGTAGAAGCCGGGGAGGGAGGGGATCGCACGGTGGCCTCCGCCAGCTCGAAGGAGCTGAGGAAATTCGATTGGAAGGGCGGGATGGGGAACGTCCCGGCTGCCTACCTCACGGGCCTCTTGGCCGGCAAAAGGGCCATTGCAAAGGGGATATCCCGCGCCATATTGGATATCGGCCCTAGGAGGGCGACCGCGGGATCCAGGGCGTTCGCGGCCCTTAAGGGCGCGTTGGACGCGGGCCTCGAAATCCCGCACGGAGAAGGCGTATTGCCTCAAGAGTCTAGGATCAGGGGGGAGCATATAGCCTCTTATGCGAAATGGCTTCTGGAATCCAAAGGAGGATATGGCGGATTCTTCTCGCTCTATATCAAGGCCGGGCTGGAGCCCGAAAGGATCCCGGAGCAATTCGATCGGGTTAAAAGCGCCATATTGGCCGCGCCATAG
- a CDS encoding 30S ribosomal protein S4e — translation MGKKGGLKHLKRYKAPGYWPISKKAFVWAPRPSPGPHPIANCIPLLLLIRDVLGYAHTSREAKLIISRGAVRVDGRVRRDEGYPVGLMDVVEIPEANIRLRMVPAPKEVLAPVEIDESEASFKLCKVINKTTLKGGNVQLNLHDGRNVVLRISDPKNPIEDGYSSRDVIKLSIPDQSILDHFKFEIGSLAIVIDGKNIGARGRIASIEPGTALRPAIASLECEGGAIVRTLADYVFVVGREAPAIKLYGD, via the coding sequence ATGGGAAAGAAGGGCGGCTTGAAGCATCTGAAGCGCTACAAGGCGCCGGGATATTGGCCGATTAGCAAAAAGGCGTTCGTATGGGCGCCTAGGCCAAGCCCGGGACCGCATCCCATAGCGAATTGCATCCCGCTCCTGTTGTTGATAAGGGACGTCTTGGGATATGCTCATACCTCTAGGGAGGCCAAGTTGATAATCTCGCGCGGGGCGGTCAGGGTCGATGGGCGCGTTAGGAGGGATGAGGGATACCCCGTCGGCCTCATGGACGTTGTGGAGATACCCGAGGCGAACATCAGGCTCAGGATGGTCCCCGCGCCGAAGGAAGTCTTGGCCCCCGTTGAGATAGATGAATCCGAAGCATCCTTCAAGCTCTGCAAGGTGATCAATAAAACGACGCTCAAAGGGGGAAACGTCCAACTCAACCTCCATGATGGGCGGAACGTGGTTCTCAGGATATCGGATCCCAAGAATCCCATTGAAGACGGCTACTCGAGCCGGGACGTTATAAAGCTCTCCATTCCCGATCAATCGATATTGGATCATTTCAAATTCGAAATCGGATCCCTCGCGATAGTTATCGATGGGAAGAACATCGGGGCTAGGGGGAGGATAGCGAGCATAGAGCCGGGGACGGCCCTTAGGCCCGCGATCGCCTCCTTGGAATGCGAAGGCGGCGCCATCGTAAGGACCCTAGCGGATTACGTCTTCGTCGTGGGAAGGGAGGCGCCTGCGATAAAGCTCTACGGTGATTGA
- a CDS encoding 50S ribosomal protein L30 encodes MSAEVPSVLLAIRLRSGVKMGGEMEYALRTLRLGRRFHAVLVPNKPEFVGMLRKVKDLVTWGEPSPERLALLLERRGRITGAGRLDGEALKRLGYGSIEEIARGILEGRISPKELYGRGLKPVFRLHPPKGGFKGSIKKPYGSGGELGYRGRQIDELIEKMS; translated from the coding sequence TTGTCGGCGGAGGTGCCCAGCGTGCTCTTGGCCATAAGGCTAAGGAGCGGGGTGAAGATGGGGGGCGAGATGGAATATGCCCTCAGGACGCTGAGGCTTGGGAGGAGATTCCACGCGGTCCTAGTCCCGAACAAGCCCGAGTTCGTTGGGATGTTGAGGAAGGTGAAGGACTTGGTGACATGGGGGGAGCCGAGCCCAGAGAGGTTGGCCCTCCTCTTGGAGAGGAGGGGAAGGATCACTGGCGCTGGAAGGCTTGATGGGGAGGCGCTCAAGAGGCTCGGCTATGGTTCGATCGAGGAGATCGCCCGAGGGATCCTCGAGGGGAGGATAAGCCCCAAGGAGCTTTATGGGAGGGGGTTGAAGCCCGTGTTCAGGCTCCATCCCCCGAAAGGAGGTTTTAAGGGGAGCATCAAGAAGCCGTATGGGTCTGGGGGGGAGCTCGGTTATAGGGGAAGGCAAATAGATGAGCTTATAGAGAAAATGTCCTGA
- the rplX gene encoding 50S ribosomal protein L24, whose amino-acid sequence MSSRKPRAQRKAMANAPHHRRRKFLSAPLSDELRAKYGLRSLPVRKGDTVRVMRGDFSGIEGKVIRVDRDRGRIFVEGITRESVSGEAKNVPIHASKVMITSLDLSDKWRAEALEARARASA is encoded by the coding sequence GTGAGCTCGAGGAAACCGCGCGCTCAAAGAAAGGCGATGGCCAATGCGCCACACCACAGGAGGCGAAAATTCCTCTCCGCGCCACTATCGGATGAGTTGAGGGCCAAATATGGTCTGAGAAGCCTTCCGGTGAGGAAGGGGGATACCGTCAGGGTGATGAGAGGGGATTTCTCCGGTATAGAGGGCAAGGTTATACGGGTCGATCGGGATCGGGGGAGGATCTTCGTAGAGGGGATAACTAGGGAGAGCGTTTCCGGGGAAGCGAAGAATGTGCCGATCCACGCATCGAAGGTCATGATAACCTCCTTGGATTTAAGCGATAAATGGAGGGCTGAGGCCTTAGAGGCTAGGGCTAGGGCGAGCGCGTGA
- a CDS encoding 50S ribosomal protein L19e, protein MSLRTQRRMAAEILGVGIDRVWMNPDDIEKIESAITREDVRRLIHEGSIKAIQKRGISGSRRKERLAKGRRKGPGSRKGSRGGGKSEWVSGIRAIRKCLKSMRDGRRITKSVYRRLMLLAKGGFFRSVSHLKEYIEAHKLAKRR, encoded by the coding sequence ATGAGCCTTAGGACCCAAAGGCGTATGGCCGCCGAGATATTGGGGGTCGGGATCGATAGGGTATGGATGAATCCGGATGATATTGAGAAGATAGAATCGGCGATAACTAGGGAAGACGTTAGGAGGCTGATACACGAAGGAAGCATAAAGGCGATTCAGAAGAGGGGGATAAGCGGGTCTAGGAGAAAGGAGAGGCTGGCGAAGGGGAGGAGAAAGGGCCCGGGGAGCAGGAAGGGCAGCAGGGGTGGCGGAAAGAGCGAATGGGTGAGCGGGATAAGGGCTATCAGGAAATGCCTCAAATCGATGAGGGACGGCCGCAGGATCACCAAGTCCGTTTACAGAAGGCTTATGCTCTTGGCGAAGGGGGGCTTCTTCAGAAGCGTATCGCACCTGAAGGAATATATAGAGGCCCATAAGCTCGCTAAAAGAAGGTAG
- a CDS encoding 30S ribosomal protein S8 translates to MPSDPLSNALSTIFNNEIRRKRECLISPASMLIGKVLAIMQRNGYIGEFEYIDDSRSGKFRVQLLGRINKCGAIRPRFPVKADDIEKWEARYLPARDMGFLLISTPKGVMTHKEAKENRIGGVLLAYFY, encoded by the coding sequence ATGCCCTCCGATCCCCTTTCCAACGCCCTCTCCACCATATTCAACAACGAGATAAGGAGAAAGCGCGAATGCTTGATATCTCCGGCTTCGATGCTGATAGGCAAGGTCTTGGCTATAATGCAAAGGAATGGCTACATAGGTGAGTTCGAATATATAGACGATTCCAGATCCGGAAAGTTCAGAGTCCAGCTCTTGGGCCGGATAAACAAATGCGGAGCGATCAGGCCGAGGTTCCCAGTTAAGGCCGATGATATAGAGAAATGGGAGGCGAGATATCTGCCGGCTAGGGATATGGGCTTCCTCCTAATCAGCACGCCTAAGGGGGTGATGACCCACAAGGAGGCAAAGGAGAATAGGATCGGTGGGGTTCTCTTGGCCTATTTCTATTAG
- a CDS encoding uL15 family ribosomal protein, which yields MATRKRKIRKLRGSRTHGWGVSGQHRKHGSKGGRGNAGWCKHKWTLLLSKGIRKGKKGFTPPLAKEVRAINVGELSELISKLIDSGRIKAGQPISFDLGELGYSKILGEGQISIPIEVKAEACSRSALEKIEGAGGKVILSAPGGSA from the coding sequence ATGGCAACTAGGAAGAGGAAGATCAGGAAGCTCAGGGGGTCTAGGACCCATGGCTGGGGAGTATCGGGCCAGCATAGGAAGCATGGGAGCAAGGGCGGACGCGGGAACGCGGGCTGGTGCAAGCACAAATGGACTCTACTATTGAGCAAGGGCATTAGGAAGGGGAAGAAGGGATTCACACCGCCCTTGGCCAAGGAGGTCAGGGCGATAAACGTGGGCGAACTATCTGAGCTAATATCGAAACTGATCGATAGCGGCAGGATAAAGGCCGGCCAGCCAATAAGCTTTGATCTGGGGGAGTTGGGCTATTCCAAGATACTGGGGGAAGGGCAGATATCGATCCCAATAGAGGTCAAGGCCGAGGCCTGCTCTAGGTCGGCCTTGGAGAAGATAGAGGGGGCCGGGGGCAAGGTTATATTAAGCGCTCCCGGGGGATCGGCGTAA
- a CDS encoding adenylate kinase, translating to MGSEPVMLTVIVTGLPGVGKTTVLNALKGVSERNGMSISIVNFGTTMSEILRRKGLALDRDDIRRQDMALQREVQEEAAREISKMGGGEILVVDTHMFVKTDCGLWPGLPMNVLSKLSPSLLVLIEAPPEEISNRRASDKSRRRDEASRIVIEQELNWSRSLAAACSVMTGAPVKIINNEPGKHLEAAEELFGIISKMVR from the coding sequence TTGGGAAGTGAGCCCGTCATGTTAACGGTCATAGTTACGGGCCTGCCGGGGGTTGGTAAGACGACGGTCTTGAATGCCCTCAAGGGCGTATCGGAAAGGAATGGAATGAGCATCTCCATAGTGAACTTTGGCACGACCATGTCCGAGATCCTCAGGAGGAAGGGATTGGCCTTGGATAGGGACGATATAAGGAGGCAGGATATGGCTTTGCAGAGGGAGGTCCAAGAGGAGGCCGCGAGGGAGATCTCCAAGATGGGGGGTGGCGAGATACTGGTAGTGGATACCCATATGTTCGTGAAGACCGATTGCGGCCTCTGGCCCGGCTTGCCGATGAACGTCCTCTCAAAGCTCTCGCCCTCGCTGTTGGTCCTCATCGAAGCCCCCCCGGAGGAGATATCCAATCGCAGGGCATCCGATAAGAGCAGGAGGAGGGACGAAGCATCGAGGATCGTCATAGAACAGGAGCTGAATTGGTCTAGGTCCTTGGCAGCGGCCTGCTCCGTGATGACTGGAGCCCCGGTGAAGATAATCAACAACGAGCCCGGCAAGCATTTGGAGGCCGCGGAGGAGCTATTCGGGATAATATCCAAGATGGTGAGGTGA
- a CDS encoding 50S ribosomal protein L6 → MAKQEYVERIVQIPEGVNVTLNGKAIEVNGPLGRIAKDFSHMPVDIAIKDSSVVISAKWPKKRDLGMVGTAAGHIRNMIKGVTKGFTYKMKIVYAHFPMSVKFSKPDGKVFIENFCGEKTPRVAKVVGDVDVVVSGDDVIIKGINLEEVSQTAANIEAATKIKDKDLRVFLDGIYLYEKSEGM, encoded by the coding sequence ATGGCGAAGCAGGAATATGTGGAACGGATCGTGCAAATTCCGGAAGGGGTGAATGTGACCCTCAATGGAAAGGCGATAGAGGTGAACGGTCCCTTGGGGAGGATCGCGAAGGATTTCTCCCATATGCCCGTGGACATAGCGATCAAGGATTCCTCGGTGGTGATATCCGCCAAATGGCCCAAGAAGAGGGACCTTGGGATGGTGGGCACGGCCGCTGGCCACATCAGGAATATGATAAAAGGCGTCACCAAGGGCTTCACTTACAAAATGAAGATAGTCTACGCCCATTTCCCGATGAGCGTCAAGTTCTCCAAGCCAGATGGCAAGGTATTCATCGAGAACTTTTGCGGTGAGAAAACCCCTAGGGTTGCCAAGGTGGTCGGCGATGTGGATGTCGTTGTATCCGGGGATGACGTGATAATAAAGGGGATAAACCTCGAGGAGGTTTCCCAGACAGCCGCCAACATAGAAGCCGCCACCAAGATCAAGGATAAGGATCTGAGAGTATTCCTCGACGGGATCTACCTATATGAGAAATCGGAGGGGATGTAG
- a CDS encoding 50S ribosomal protein L5, which produces MIELQVQKLEGNQNPMRRIRVGKVVVNMAIGKSGDPLERARKVLEGLVGQRPCLRKAKKTIKDFGIRKGEPIACMVTLRGHKALEFLRRALAAIGNRIKASSFDEKGNFAFGIKEHIEIPGTKYDPELGIFGLDVIVALERPGFRVKRRAYKRSDVGKSHEIGKEEAIAFAREGLGIEVVEG; this is translated from the coding sequence GTGATTGAGTTGCAAGTACAAAAACTCGAGGGGAATCAGAACCCCATGCGCCGGATCCGCGTTGGGAAGGTCGTAGTGAATATGGCGATAGGGAAATCGGGCGATCCATTGGAGAGGGCTAGGAAGGTCCTCGAGGGCCTTGTTGGCCAGCGCCCATGCCTCCGAAAAGCCAAGAAGACCATTAAGGACTTTGGCATAAGGAAGGGGGAGCCGATCGCCTGCATGGTGACGCTGAGGGGCCATAAGGCGCTTGAGTTCTTGAGGAGGGCACTCGCGGCTATAGGGAATAGGATAAAGGCTTCGAGCTTCGATGAGAAGGGGAACTTCGCCTTCGGCATAAAGGAGCATATAGAGATCCCAGGGACCAAATACGACCCGGAGCTCGGGATATTTGGATTGGACGTCATCGTTGCGCTAGAGAGGCCAGGGTTCAGGGTTAAGAGGAGGGCCTATAAGAGATCCGATGTGGGGAAATCGCATGAGATCGGCAAGGAGGAGGCGATCGCATTCGCTAGGGAGGGGCTCGGGATAGAGGTCGTGGAGGGGTGA